In Candidatus Polarisedimenticolia bacterium, one DNA window encodes the following:
- a CDS encoding SPFH domain-containing protein → MNLFGVEFSAIMVALSVLLGLVALFAAMALFARNYIKVPPSTVAIFYGRKHHVVDDKGNKTVVGFRVVRGGAALRVPMLEQVAYLSLNIISIPLRIQRAYTKEGVAVTVEAVANVKIAGDDVSLRGASERFLGMTSDQIKGVIFQTLEGHLRAILGTLTVEEINADRQAFAQKMTDEAAVDLKKMGVNIDILTIQQISDEMGYLDALGKKRTAEVKRDAIIGEAQAQRDATIKSAMADQEGKTKRYEADVAIAQSLRDKDSRQAEFDAAVKAKQAEAEQSGPLATAIARQKVTEQETRIEQVRKQQEVLVQQQEAARREQELQATVVKPAEAERQAAILRAEGEKQATVTRAEATQKELEFEGAGEASKIERIGRAEAAKVLAVGEAEAEVIKKKLLAEAEGLQKKAEAWKNFNEAAVINMVVEKMPELAQAFATQLAGIDKINIIEMGNGSGAGAGVGKVMSTVGGGMTAMLSMLKDQFGIDVAQLMQAKTEAATADAQKKTGR, encoded by the coding sequence ATGAACCTGTTCGGTGTCGAATTCTCGGCGATCATGGTCGCCCTCTCGGTGCTCCTCGGGCTCGTGGCCCTGTTCGCCGCGATGGCCCTGTTCGCGCGCAACTACATCAAGGTGCCGCCGTCGACCGTCGCCATCTTCTACGGCCGCAAGCACCACGTCGTCGACGACAAGGGGAACAAGACCGTCGTCGGCTTTCGCGTCGTGCGCGGCGGCGCGGCGCTCCGGGTGCCCATGCTCGAGCAGGTGGCGTACCTCTCCCTGAACATCATCTCGATCCCGCTGCGGATCCAGCGCGCCTACACGAAGGAAGGGGTCGCCGTGACCGTGGAGGCCGTGGCCAACGTCAAGATCGCCGGCGACGACGTGTCGCTGCGCGGCGCGTCGGAGCGCTTCCTCGGCATGACCAGCGATCAGATCAAAGGCGTCATCTTCCAGACGCTCGAAGGCCATCTCCGCGCCATCCTCGGCACGCTCACGGTCGAGGAGATCAACGCCGACCGGCAGGCATTCGCCCAGAAGATGACCGACGAGGCGGCCGTGGATCTCAAGAAGATGGGCGTCAACATCGACATCCTGACGATCCAGCAAATCAGCGACGAGATGGGCTACCTCGACGCGCTCGGCAAGAAGCGGACGGCGGAGGTTAAGCGCGACGCCATCATCGGCGAAGCCCAGGCGCAGCGCGACGCGACGATCAAATCGGCGATGGCCGATCAGGAGGGCAAGACCAAGCGCTACGAGGCGGACGTCGCCATCGCGCAATCGCTGCGGGACAAGGACTCGAGGCAGGCCGAGTTCGACGCCGCGGTGAAGGCCAAGCAGGCCGAGGCCGAGCAGTCCGGGCCACTGGCCACCGCCATCGCGCGGCAGAAAGTGACCGAGCAGGAGACCCGCATCGAGCAAGTGCGCAAGCAGCAGGAGGTGCTGGTCCAGCAACAGGAGGCGGCGCGCCGCGAGCAGGAGCTGCAGGCGACGGTCGTCAAGCCGGCCGAGGCCGAGCGTCAGGCGGCGATTCTGCGCGCCGAGGGCGAGAAACAGGCCACGGTCACCCGCGCCGAGGCGACCCAGAAGGAGCTCGAGTTCGAGGGCGCCGGCGAGGCTTCCAAGATCGAGCGGATCGGCCGCGCGGAGGCCGCCAAAGTGCTGGCCGTCGGCGAGGCGGAGGCCGAGGTCATCAAGAAGAAGCTCCTGGCCGAGGCCGAGGGCCTCCAGAAGAAGGCCGAAGCGTGGAAGAACTTCAACGAGGCGGCCGTCATTAACATGGTCGTCGAGAAGATGCCGGAGCTGGCGCAGGCCTTCGCCACCCAGCTGGCGGGCATCGACAAGATCAACATCATCGAGATGGGGAACGGATCGGGAGCGGGCGCGGGGGTCGGCAAGGTGATGAGCACGGTCGGCGGCGGCATGACGGCGATGCTCTCGATGCTCAAGGATCAGTTCGGCATCGACGTCGCCCAGCTCATGCAGGCGAAGACCGAAGCCGCGACGGCCGACGCCCAGAAGAAGACCGGGCGGTGA
- a CDS encoding carbonic anhydrase codes for MAGEIVYESTLPWDPERPNTTIITCVDGRWVHHFQEFARVYLKAGARTDFLAVPGGIEPLTLFDLVPKDFNFFRRRMEALVSDHRTERIVAIAHEDCAWYKARKIGTLAIDLKSRQLADLRRAGARLREMFEGVTVETYFAKHSPADASKVVFETV; via the coding sequence ATGGCGGGCGAAATCGTCTACGAGAGCACGCTGCCCTGGGATCCCGAGCGGCCGAACACGACGATCATCACCTGCGTCGACGGCCGCTGGGTCCACCACTTCCAGGAGTTCGCGCGCGTCTACCTGAAGGCCGGCGCGCGCACCGACTTCCTGGCCGTCCCCGGCGGCATCGAGCCGCTGACGCTGTTCGATCTGGTCCCCAAGGACTTCAATTTCTTCCGGCGCCGCATGGAGGCGCTGGTGAGCGACCACCGCACCGAGCGCATCGTCGCCATCGCCCACGAGGATTGCGCCTGGTACAAGGCCCGCAAGATCGGGACGTTGGCGATCGACCTGAAGAGCCGCCAGCTCGCCGACCTGCGTCGGGCCGGGGCCCGGCTGCGCGAGATGTTCGAGGGCGTGACCGTCGAGACCTACTTCGCGAAGCACAGCCCGGCGGACGCGAGCAAAGTCGTGTTCGAGACCGTTTGA
- a CDS encoding protein kinase, translating into MKPGTRLGPYEILAPLGAGGMGEVWRAKDSRLDREVAIKILPAGLALNELFRARFEREAKVISSLNHPNICTLHDVGEIPSPQSSGTPAGAAGSALHYLVLELVEGESLAERIRKGPLPLPDVLRYGAQIADALDAAHRRGIIHRDLKPENVMLSRSGAKLLDFGLARTASEGAGIISGLTSLPTEVRQLTAEGAIMGTFQYMAPEQLEGLDADARTDIFALGAVLYEMATGRKAFTGKSKTSLIAAIVSSQPEPVSAAMPLTPPLLDHVIRKCLEKDPEDRWQSARDVAGQLRWVSEAGSQAGAPRAVVASRRLGRRMLVAAAVAGWVAAAGLLAWSWAARRGEAEAGRPLRAELLPPTGIEFSAIVAGAVALSPDGRYLSVLGGGEGTPIHLMVRDLLTGEYRALEGTTGATFPFWSPDSRWLGFFSEGKLRKVPGAGGPVQILCEAHDGRGGSWSPAGTIVFAPDIRGPLMQVPDGGGAPKPATSIPRDSVTHRNPYFLPDGRHFLFTERETIAEPVGHVALASLEGGKPHRVVDQASNSQYSDGYLFFVRDGNLVAQRMDASTGKIEGSPSPVADAVEYFNPRDLGNFTLSSTGDLVYRKRQARKTRLAWLDPGGGQEPVGDAGFYDQALIGTGGKRALLVQSTPDGTSSDLWSMDLARGQAVRSTFQSMTGTIQGALSPDGNLMAVSSSAGAGWGKSATWLQSPSGGGKQERILESSSFFVTDWSPDGRYLIGMIQRTGSGFDVATVDLKGPHKVETFLGSRFNERGAAFSPDGRWIVWVSDESGRQEVFLTDFPAARRKWQVSSGIGGVPFWSPDGSKIFYNTQEGLMRVDIGNGAAPDPGKPVLALKDDAARSEAAGPVVATDGKRFLALRYAEAGAPEPLRLIRNWKKLL; encoded by the coding sequence TTGAAGCCCGGAACCCGGCTCGGTCCCTATGAAATCCTGGCGCCGCTGGGCGCCGGCGGGATGGGTGAGGTCTGGCGGGCGAAGGACTCGCGGCTGGACCGGGAAGTGGCGATCAAGATCCTCCCTGCGGGCCTGGCGCTCAACGAGCTGTTCCGCGCGCGCTTCGAGCGCGAAGCCAAGGTCATCTCCTCGCTGAATCATCCGAACATCTGCACGTTGCACGACGTCGGGGAGATCCCTTCGCCGCAATCTTCCGGAACGCCGGCGGGCGCCGCCGGCTCGGCGCTGCACTACCTCGTCCTGGAGCTGGTCGAGGGTGAGTCCCTGGCCGAGCGCATCAGGAAGGGCCCCCTGCCTCTGCCCGACGTGCTGCGCTATGGCGCCCAGATTGCCGACGCGCTGGACGCGGCGCACCGGCGGGGCATCATTCACCGCGACTTGAAGCCCGAGAACGTGATGTTGAGCCGGTCCGGAGCGAAGCTCCTCGACTTCGGACTGGCGCGCACGGCGTCGGAGGGCGCCGGAATCATCAGCGGCCTGACGAGCCTTCCGACGGAGGTGCGGCAGCTGACGGCGGAAGGCGCCATTATGGGCACCTTCCAATACATGGCCCCGGAGCAGCTGGAGGGCCTTGACGCCGACGCCCGGACCGACATCTTCGCGCTGGGCGCCGTGCTGTACGAGATGGCCACGGGTAGGAAGGCCTTCACCGGCAAATCCAAGACCAGCCTGATAGCGGCCATCGTCTCATCCCAGCCGGAGCCGGTCTCCGCCGCGATGCCCCTGACCCCGCCGCTTTTGGATCACGTGATTCGGAAATGCCTGGAGAAAGACCCGGAGGACCGTTGGCAGTCGGCGCGGGACGTCGCCGGGCAGCTGCGCTGGGTTTCGGAGGCAGGCTCCCAGGCGGGCGCGCCGCGCGCCGTCGTCGCGTCCCGCCGCCTGGGGAGAAGGATGCTCGTCGCAGCGGCCGTTGCCGGCTGGGTCGCCGCGGCCGGGCTGCTCGCCTGGTCCTGGGCGGCACGACGAGGCGAGGCGGAGGCCGGCAGGCCTTTAAGAGCCGAGCTGCTCCCTCCCACGGGCATCGAATTCAGTGCCATTGTGGCCGGCGCGGTGGCGCTGTCTCCCGACGGCCGGTACCTGTCGGTCCTGGGCGGCGGGGAAGGAACTCCCATTCATCTGATGGTCCGGGATCTCCTGACCGGGGAGTATCGCGCCCTGGAGGGCACCACCGGCGCCACCTTTCCGTTCTGGTCGCCCGACAGCCGCTGGTTAGGGTTTTTCTCCGAGGGAAAACTCCGCAAGGTTCCCGGCGCGGGAGGTCCGGTGCAGATTCTTTGCGAGGCGCACGACGGCCGCGGCGGCTCCTGGAGCCCCGCCGGAACGATCGTCTTCGCTCCCGACATCCGCGGGCCTCTCATGCAGGTTCCCGATGGGGGCGGCGCGCCGAAGCCGGCGACCAGCATTCCGCGTGATTCGGTGACTCATCGGAACCCCTATTTCCTTCCCGACGGCAGGCACTTTCTGTTCACCGAGCGCGAGACGATCGCCGAGCCGGTCGGCCACGTGGCGCTGGCGAGCCTGGAGGGAGGGAAGCCTCACAGGGTCGTCGACCAGGCGTCGAATTCGCAATACTCGGATGGTTACTTGTTCTTCGTGAGGGACGGCAATCTGGTGGCGCAGCGCATGGATGCCTCGACCGGCAAGATCGAGGGGTCTCCCTCGCCGGTGGCGGACGCCGTGGAGTACTTCAATCCGCGGGACCTCGGGAATTTCACCCTTTCCAGCACCGGCGATCTCGTCTACCGCAAACGGCAGGCCCGCAAGACCCGTCTGGCATGGCTCGATCCCGGCGGAGGGCAGGAACCCGTCGGCGACGCCGGCTTTTACGACCAGGCGCTCATCGGAACGGGCGGCAAGCGGGCGCTTCTGGTGCAAAGCACGCCCGACGGCACCAGCTCGGACCTCTGGAGCATGGACCTGGCCCGGGGGCAGGCGGTTCGATCCACGTTTCAGAGCATGACCGGGACGATTCAGGGAGCCCTTTCTCCGGACGGCAATCTGATGGCGGTGTCTTCCTCGGCGGGGGCCGGCTGGGGAAAGAGCGCGACCTGGCTGCAATCCCCCTCGGGAGGCGGAAAGCAGGAAAGGATCCTCGAATCCTCCTCCTTCTTCGTCACCGACTGGTCGCCGGACGGAAGGTACTTGATCGGAATGATTCAACGGACCGGTAGCGGCTTCGACGTCGCCACGGTGGACCTGAAAGGACCGCACAAGGTCGAGACTTTCCTGGGAAGCCGCTTCAACGAACGCGGCGCCGCCTTTTCACCCGATGGCCGGTGGATCGTCTGGGTGTCCGACGAGTCGGGCAGGCAGGAGGTCTTTTTGACCGATTTCCCCGCCGCCCGCCGGAAATGGCAGGTGTCCTCCGGCATCGGCGGGGTGCCGTTCTGGAGCCCGGACGGATCGAAGATCTTCTACAACACCCAGGAGGGGCTCATGAGGGTCGACATCGGCAACGGCGCCGCGCCCGATCCGGGAAAGCCCGTTCTGGCGCTCAAGGACGATGCGGCCCGCTCGGAGGCGGCGGGACCCGTCGTCGCCACCGACGGGAAGCGGTTCCTGGCGCTGCGGTACGCCGAAGCTGGAGCTCCCGAGCCGTTGCGGCTCATCCGGAACTGGAAGAAGCTGCTCTAA